One part of the Ursus arctos isolate Adak ecotype North America unplaced genomic scaffold, UrsArc2.0 scaffold_16, whole genome shotgun sequence genome encodes these proteins:
- the LOC130543844 gene encoding ral guanine nucleotide dissociation stimulator-like produces MLRLREGTMERFVQSLVPSFPDGSISTTSTIFCMYEMFTSATQVLGQQFNSTLSPFLGTWPDQNLQAIYQSLGRDRVEIKVAYVHGAMVLKWHAWDLTNHVPLLLMQRELLALTEAEVEVPAPGLLPAAEPGTGPPIELEATPALCQLSPAVSEPASPLSAVPELQPVLPSSACVPGAEQQSAGPPFLLESFTQATATEPTAAPEASCHRWVTPKNQLGEEKPDLLDFPPRLVAEQLTYMDAELFKKLLPHQCLGSVWSKRNKPGNEHLAPTVRATVAQFNGVAKCVITTCLGNPSMTARDRAMVVEHWIKVAKACQTLRNYSSLHAILSALQSVSIHRLENTWGKVSR; encoded by the exons atgctgaggctccgagaaggcacaatggagcgtttcgtacagtccctggtgccatccttcccagatgggagcatctcaaccacctcaacgatcttctgcatgtacgagatgttcacttcagccacacaggtcctgggccagcagttcaatag caccctgtctcccttcttgggtacctggcctgaccagaatttgcaggctatctatcagtccctgggccgtgaccgtgtcgagatcaaggtggcctatgtgcatggggccatggttctgaagtggcatgcctgggacctgacaaaccatgtcccccttctcctgatgcagcgggaacttctggcgctcactgaggcagaggtggagg tgccagctccagggctccttccagcggcagagccaggaacagggcctcctatagagctagaggcgaccccggctctgtgtcaactgtcacctgcggtgtcagagccagcctcccctctgtcagctgttccagaactgcaacccgtgctcccatcttctgcatgtgtgccgggtgctgagcagcagtcagctggaccaccctttttgctggaaagtttcactcaagcaacagccacagagcccaccgcggccccagaggcttcctgccaccgctgggtcaccccaaagaaccagctgggtgaggagaagcccgacctcctggacttccctcccaggctggtggcagagcagctcacgtatatggatgcg gagctgttcaagaagctgctgccccatcagtgcctgggctccgtctggtccaagcgcaacaagcctggcaatgagcacctggcacccacagtccgggccactgtcgcccagttcaatggtgtggccaagtgtgtcatcaccacctgccttggcaacccgagcatgacagcccgggacagggccatggtggtggagcactggatcaaggtggccaag gcctgtcaaaccctgaggaactactcgtccttacatgccatcctctcggctctacagagtgtctccattcaccgcctcgagaacacgtgggggaaggtttccaggtga